From a region of the Salvelinus namaycush isolate Seneca chromosome 40, SaNama_1.0, whole genome shotgun sequence genome:
- the LOC120033384 gene encoding vacuolar protein sorting-associated protein 16 homolog isoform X5 — MAFITANWNPLGEAFYRKIELYEMGWSLRDGLKECLVAAAPYGGPIALLRQPQRPSSSARPQLEIYSSSGVNMASFPWKSGPVRQLGWTVCDDLLCIQEDGTVLIYDLFGAFKRHFSMGNEVVQNQVLEAKVFHSPYGTGVAIVTGASRFTLATNIDDLKLRRLPEVPGLQGAPSCWAVLTQDRQTKVLLANGADLYILDNTSCTPVTPPGLSPQACSIVNMAVSFSYKYLALFTDSGHLWMGSANFKDKLSEVDTKVRTPPKQMVWCRRPKSQQPSVVIMWDRLLLVAGECTDTIQYTLDEESVCVAELDGVRIVGGSRHELLQEVPSACQDIFKIASMAPGALLLEAHKEYEKSSQKADEYLREIKEQSVLGEAVRQCVEAAGYEHEPETQKTLLRAASFGKCFLSNYPPEPFVSMCRDLKVLNSVRDYTVGIPLTHTQYKQMTVQVLIDRLVYRKLYPLAIEICRYLKTPEYQGVSRVLKHWACCKVQQKEEPDESIAHAVSVKLGEAAGISYSEIAARAYECGRTELAIKLLEFEPRSGEQVPLLLKMKRSQLALSKAIESGDTDLVYTVVTYLKNEMNRGDFFMTLRNQPVALSLYRQFCKHQEQDTLKDLFNQDDDHQELGNFYVKASYKEKKLEARLSLLQSAVDEYNKARNEFAAKATEEEMKLLRFQRRLDEEKGEALLGLSLQETLHALLTSNFHKQAEQLYRDFRVPDKSPLWRCV; from the exons ATGGCATTTATAACGGCAAACTGGAATCCGCTCGGGGAAGCGTTTTACAG GAAGATCGAGCTGTATGAGATGGGATGGAGCTTGAGAGATGGGCTCAAGGAATGCCTGGTGGCAGCAGCCCCATACGGGGGACCGATCG CTCTTCTAAGGCAGCCACAGAGGCCTTCCTCCAGCGCACGGCCCCAGTTGGAGATCTACTCTTCCTCAGGCGTGAACATGGCCAGCTTcccg TGGAAGAGTGGCCCAGTGAGACAGCTGGGTTGGACGGTGTGTGATGACCTGCTGTGTATCCAGGAGGATGGCACAGTCCTCATCTACGACCTGTTTGGTGCCTTCAAAAGACACTTCAGCATGGGCAAC GAGGTGGTTCAAAACCAGGTGCTGGAAGCCAAGGTGTTCCACTCGCCCTACGGAACCGGTGTCGCCATAGTGACGGGAGCCTCACGCTTCACCCTGGCCACGAACATTGACGACCTGAAGCTGAGGAGACTCCCGGAAGTCCCag GCCTCCAGGGGGCACCCTCCTGCTGGGCAGTGctgactcaggacagacagaccaAAGTGCTGCTGGCCAACGGAGCTGACCTCTACATACTGGACAACACATCCTGCACCCCTGTG ACACCTCCAGGCCTCTCTCCCCAGGCCTGTAGCATCGTGAACATGGCTGTGTCATTCAGCTATAAGTACCTGGCTCTGTTCACAGACTCTGGACACCTGTGGATGGGCTCAGCCAACTTCAAG GACAAGCTGAGTGAGGTGGACACCAAGGTGAGGACCCCTCCTAAACAGATGGTCTGGTGCAGAAGGCCAAAGAGCCAGCAGCCCTCTGTGGTAATCATGTGGGACAGGCTCCTACTGGTGGCCGGAGAGTGTACAGACACCATCCA ATACACTCTGGatgaggagagtgtgtgtgtagcagaGCTAGATGGAGTGAGGATCGTAGGAGGGTCCAGGCATGAGCTGCTGCAGGAGGTGCCCTCGGCCTGCCAGGACATCTTTAAAATCGCCTCCATGGCTCCTGGAGCTTTACTACTGGAGGCACACAAGGAGTACGAG aagtcCAGTCAGAAGGCAGATGAGTACCTGAGAGAGATAAAGGAACAGAGTGTATTGGGGGAAGCGGTGAGACAGTGTGTGGAGGCTGCCGGTTATGAACATGAACCAGAGACCCAGAAAACACTGCTCAGG GCTGCGTCGTTTGGGAAGTGTTTTCTCAGTAACTACCCACCAGAGCCGTTTGTCAGTATGTGTCGAGATCTGAAAGTTCTCAACTCTGTCCGAGACTACACCGTGGGgatccccctcacacacacacagtacaaacaGATGACTGTTCAGGTCCTCATTGACAG GTTGGTGTACCGTAAGCTGTATCCCCTGGCCATTGAGATCTGTCGCTATCTGAAGACACCGGAGTACCAGGGAGTCAGCAGAGTTCTTAAGCACTGGGCCTGCTGCAAG GTCCAGCAGAAAGAAGAGCCTGATGAGTCCATAGCACATGCTGTCAGTGTGAAGCTGGGTGAGGCAGCAGGAATCTCCTACTCTGAGATCGCTGCCAGAGCATATGAGTGTGGCAGGACGGAACTGGCCatcaag TTGTTGGAGTTTGAGCCTCGTTCTGGGGAGCAGGTCCCCCTGCTACTGAAGATGAAGAGGAGTCAACTGGCCCTGAGTAAAGCTATAGAGAGTGGAGACACAGACCTGGTTTACACGGTGGTGACATACCTGAAGAACGAGATGAACAGAGGAGACTTCTTCATGACGCTCAGAAACCAACCGGTAGCCCTGAGCCTCTACCGACAG ttctGTAAGCAccaggaacaggacacactgaAGGATCTGTTCAACCAAGACGATGACCATCAGGAGCTGGGTAACTTCTACGTCAAGGCCAGTTACAAGGAGAAGAAGCTGGAGGCTCGCCTGTCTCTGCTGCAGAGTGCTGTGGACGAGTACAACAAGGCCAGGAACGAGTTTGCAGCCAAG GCGACAGAGGAGGAGATGAAGCTGCTACGGTTCCAGAGGCGTCTGgatgaggagaagggagaggctCTGCTGGGCCTGTCTCTCCAGGAGACTCTGCATGCCCTCCTCACCTCCAACTTCCACAAGCAGGCTGAACAGCTCTACAGGGACTTCAGGGTGCCAGACAAAAG
- the LOC120033384 gene encoding vacuolar protein sorting-associated protein 16 homolog isoform X4, whose protein sequence is MAFITANWNPLGEAFYRKIELYEMGWSLRDGLKECLVAAAPYGGPIALLRQPQRPSSSARPQLEIYSSSGVNMASFPWKSGPVRQLGWTVCDDLLCIQEDGTVLIYDLFGAFKRHFSMGNEVVQNQVLEAKVFHSPYGTGVAIVTGASRFTLATNIDDLKLRRLPEVPGLQGAPSCWAVLTQDRQTKVLLANGADLYILDNTSCTPVTPPGLSPQACSIVNMAVSFSYKYLALFTDSGHLWMGSANFKDKLSEVDTKVRTPPKQMVWCRRPKSQQPSVVIMWDRLLLVAGECTDTIQYTLDEESVCVAELDGVRIVGGSRHELLQEVPSACQDIFKIASMAPGALLLEAHKEYEKSSQKADEYLREIKEQSVLGEAVRQCVEAAGYEHEPETQKTLLRAASFGKCFLSNYPPEPFVSMCRDLKVLNSVRDYTVGIPLTHTQYKQMTVQVLIDRLVYRKLYPLAIEICRYLKTPEYQGVSRVLKHWACCKVQQKEEPDESIAHAVSVKLGEAAGISYSEIAARAYECGRTELAIKLLEFEPRSGEQVPLLLKMKRSQLALSKAIESGDTDLVYTVVTYLKNEMNRGDFFMTLRNQPVALSLYRQFCKHQEQDTLKDLFNQDDDHQELGNFYVKASYKEKKLEARLSLLQSAVDEYNKARNEFAAKATEEEMKLLRFQRRLDEEKGEALLGLSLQETLHALLTSNFHKQAEQLYRDFRVPDKSDLEGAAEAAIERRSEGEISTVLSRCSPTTDRALLERLNRARSTAAKK, encoded by the exons ATGGCATTTATAACGGCAAACTGGAATCCGCTCGGGGAAGCGTTTTACAG GAAGATCGAGCTGTATGAGATGGGATGGAGCTTGAGAGATGGGCTCAAGGAATGCCTGGTGGCAGCAGCCCCATACGGGGGACCGATCG CTCTTCTAAGGCAGCCACAGAGGCCTTCCTCCAGCGCACGGCCCCAGTTGGAGATCTACTCTTCCTCAGGCGTGAACATGGCCAGCTTcccg TGGAAGAGTGGCCCAGTGAGACAGCTGGGTTGGACGGTGTGTGATGACCTGCTGTGTATCCAGGAGGATGGCACAGTCCTCATCTACGACCTGTTTGGTGCCTTCAAAAGACACTTCAGCATGGGCAAC GAGGTGGTTCAAAACCAGGTGCTGGAAGCCAAGGTGTTCCACTCGCCCTACGGAACCGGTGTCGCCATAGTGACGGGAGCCTCACGCTTCACCCTGGCCACGAACATTGACGACCTGAAGCTGAGGAGACTCCCGGAAGTCCCag GCCTCCAGGGGGCACCCTCCTGCTGGGCAGTGctgactcaggacagacagaccaAAGTGCTGCTGGCCAACGGAGCTGACCTCTACATACTGGACAACACATCCTGCACCCCTGTG ACACCTCCAGGCCTCTCTCCCCAGGCCTGTAGCATCGTGAACATGGCTGTGTCATTCAGCTATAAGTACCTGGCTCTGTTCACAGACTCTGGACACCTGTGGATGGGCTCAGCCAACTTCAAG GACAAGCTGAGTGAGGTGGACACCAAGGTGAGGACCCCTCCTAAACAGATGGTCTGGTGCAGAAGGCCAAAGAGCCAGCAGCCCTCTGTGGTAATCATGTGGGACAGGCTCCTACTGGTGGCCGGAGAGTGTACAGACACCATCCA ATACACTCTGGatgaggagagtgtgtgtgtagcagaGCTAGATGGAGTGAGGATCGTAGGAGGGTCCAGGCATGAGCTGCTGCAGGAGGTGCCCTCGGCCTGCCAGGACATCTTTAAAATCGCCTCCATGGCTCCTGGAGCTTTACTACTGGAGGCACACAAGGAGTACGAG aagtcCAGTCAGAAGGCAGATGAGTACCTGAGAGAGATAAAGGAACAGAGTGTATTGGGGGAAGCGGTGAGACAGTGTGTGGAGGCTGCCGGTTATGAACATGAACCAGAGACCCAGAAAACACTGCTCAGG GCTGCGTCGTTTGGGAAGTGTTTTCTCAGTAACTACCCACCAGAGCCGTTTGTCAGTATGTGTCGAGATCTGAAAGTTCTCAACTCTGTCCGAGACTACACCGTGGGgatccccctcacacacacacagtacaaacaGATGACTGTTCAGGTCCTCATTGACAG GTTGGTGTACCGTAAGCTGTATCCCCTGGCCATTGAGATCTGTCGCTATCTGAAGACACCGGAGTACCAGGGAGTCAGCAGAGTTCTTAAGCACTGGGCCTGCTGCAAG GTCCAGCAGAAAGAAGAGCCTGATGAGTCCATAGCACATGCTGTCAGTGTGAAGCTGGGTGAGGCAGCAGGAATCTCCTACTCTGAGATCGCTGCCAGAGCATATGAGTGTGGCAGGACGGAACTGGCCatcaag TTGTTGGAGTTTGAGCCTCGTTCTGGGGAGCAGGTCCCCCTGCTACTGAAGATGAAGAGGAGTCAACTGGCCCTGAGTAAAGCTATAGAGAGTGGAGACACAGACCTGGTTTACACGGTGGTGACATACCTGAAGAACGAGATGAACAGAGGAGACTTCTTCATGACGCTCAGAAACCAACCGGTAGCCCTGAGCCTCTACCGACAG ttctGTAAGCAccaggaacaggacacactgaAGGATCTGTTCAACCAAGACGATGACCATCAGGAGCTGGGTAACTTCTACGTCAAGGCCAGTTACAAGGAGAAGAAGCTGGAGGCTCGCCTGTCTCTGCTGCAGAGTGCTGTGGACGAGTACAACAAGGCCAGGAACGAGTTTGCAGCCAAG GCGACAGAGGAGGAGATGAAGCTGCTACGGTTCCAGAGGCGTCTGgatgaggagaagggagaggctCTGCTGGGCCTGTCTCTCCAGGAGACTCTGCATGCCCTCCTCACCTCCAACTTCCACAAGCAGGCTGAACAGCTCTACAGGGACTTCAGGGTGCCAGACAAAAG